Proteins from a genomic interval of Stenotrophomonas maltophilia R551-3:
- the xpsI gene encoding type II secretion system protein XpsI, with protein MKRRARGFTLLEVIIAFALLGLALTLLLGSLSGGAKQVREAGLRTRAVLHAQSLLAEAGVAAPLQVGRQQGDWEQGRYHWELQVQPWVEPRAGSVVQSQSPGAPWLAELQLQVRWGDSEREQLRWRSLRLLPPDLESAR; from the coding sequence ATGAAGCGGCGTGCGCGTGGCTTCACCCTGCTGGAAGTGATCATCGCCTTTGCCCTGCTCGGGTTGGCGCTGACGCTGCTGCTGGGCAGCCTGTCCGGTGGTGCGAAACAGGTACGCGAGGCCGGGCTGCGCACGCGTGCGGTGCTGCACGCGCAGTCGCTGCTGGCCGAAGCCGGTGTCGCTGCACCGCTGCAGGTCGGCCGCCAGCAGGGCGACTGGGAGCAGGGCCGCTACCACTGGGAACTGCAGGTGCAGCCGTGGGTGGAGCCACGTGCTGGTAGCGTGGTGCAGTCGCAGTCGCCGGGTGCGCCCTGGCTGGCCGAGCTGCAGCTGCAGGTGCGCTGGGGCGACAGCGAGCGCGAACAACTGCGCTGGCGCAGCCTGCGCCTGTTGCCGCCGGATCTGGAGAGCGCGCGATGA
- a CDS encoding type II secretion system protein J, protein MKRRAAGFTLIEVMLATVLLAGGLALAFASVRSAMAVSQRGEQIAAESERMRAVQALLRRQLAGALRTPLEVPDPTREPMFFQGEEQRMLFAADLPGYLGRGGPYLHALQVDGRSGQQRLLLDLVLLQEGERIAETPPRPPEVLVDGLKSVQLRYRGIDASTGQVTDWLPRWDDTRRLPMLVEVQIVPAKGAPWPVLVVAPRAGGSGGAR, encoded by the coding sequence ATGAAGCGGCGCGCTGCGGGGTTCACCCTGATCGAGGTGATGCTGGCCACGGTGCTGCTGGCCGGTGGCCTGGCGCTGGCGTTCGCCAGCGTGCGCTCGGCAATGGCGGTCAGCCAGCGCGGCGAGCAGATCGCTGCCGAGAGCGAACGCATGCGCGCGGTGCAGGCGCTGCTGCGGCGGCAGCTGGCCGGCGCGCTGCGCACACCGCTGGAAGTACCCGACCCCACCCGTGAGCCGATGTTCTTCCAGGGCGAAGAACAGCGCATGTTGTTCGCCGCCGACCTGCCCGGCTATCTCGGCCGCGGCGGACCGTACCTGCACGCGTTGCAGGTGGATGGCCGCAGTGGCCAGCAGCGCCTGCTGCTGGACCTGGTGCTGCTGCAGGAGGGCGAGCGCATCGCCGAGACGCCGCCGCGTCCACCGGAAGTGCTGGTGGACGGCCTGAAGTCGGTGCAACTGCGCTATCGCGGCATTGACGCCAGCACCGGCCAGGTGACCGACTGGCTGCCGCGCTGGGACGATACGCGGCGCCTGCCGATGCTGGTGGAAGTACAGATCGTGCCGGCCAAGGGCGCGCCGTGGCCGGTGCTGGTGGTCGCACCGCGTGCCGGTGGCAGCGGTGGTGCGCGATGA
- a CDS encoding general secretion pathway protein GspK, with translation MNRQGGAALVLVLWLIALMTALVGAFALSARVEHLQQRVLDDDARGQERARAGLEYALMRLSADPQRAPWRADGRTYRWTFDDASIEIKVLDENGKINLNLADVALLTAFLKALGEDEGAARQLAGAIVDWRDEDSLLQPGGGAEAPDYAAAGLPYGPRNKRFETLGELQRVLGMPGPLYQKMLPHLTLYSRQARPDPQFASAPVLTALGLDADTVLAQRAQQERDADTAAGATTLASSSGTYSIESRVIDGSGRRSVLQAVVRNGSGGVPGRSYTVLRWEQGMTAR, from the coding sequence ATGAACCGGCAAGGTGGCGCCGCGCTGGTGCTGGTGTTGTGGTTGATCGCGTTGATGACTGCGCTGGTCGGCGCCTTTGCACTGAGCGCGCGGGTCGAGCACCTGCAGCAGCGGGTGCTGGATGACGACGCGCGCGGCCAGGAGCGTGCACGGGCCGGCCTGGAATATGCGCTGATGCGCCTGTCCGCCGATCCGCAGCGGGCCCCGTGGCGGGCCGATGGCCGTACCTATCGCTGGACGTTCGATGACGCCAGCATCGAGATCAAGGTGCTGGACGAGAACGGCAAGATCAACCTGAATCTGGCCGATGTGGCCCTGCTGACCGCTTTCCTCAAGGCGCTGGGCGAAGACGAAGGAGCCGCACGGCAGCTGGCCGGTGCCATCGTCGACTGGCGCGACGAGGACAGCCTGCTGCAGCCCGGTGGCGGTGCCGAGGCACCCGACTATGCCGCGGCCGGGTTGCCGTATGGCCCGCGCAACAAGCGTTTCGAGACTCTGGGCGAACTGCAGCGGGTGCTTGGCATGCCCGGGCCGTTGTACCAGAAGATGCTGCCGCACCTGACCCTGTACAGCCGCCAGGCACGCCCGGATCCGCAGTTTGCCAGTGCGCCGGTGCTGACCGCATTGGGGCTGGATGCCGACACCGTGCTGGCCCAGCGTGCCCAGCAGGAGCGTGATGCCGATACCGCTGCGGGTGCGACAACGCTTGCCAGCAGCAGTGGCACCTATAGTATCGAGTCCCGTGTCATCGACGGCAGCGGACGCCGGTCGGTGCTGCAGGCAGTGGTACGCAACGGCTCGGGCGGGGTTCCCGGGCGGTCCTACACAGTGCTTCGCTGGGAGCAGGGAATGACAGCAAGATGA
- a CDS encoding PilN domain-containing protein: protein MTAWQDSLRQVQGRIGPGAGRFLRWWRQSLLAWVPARWQWALGWAQARLLLQREGDQLQVRREAGERREAVATLPWPLSPAELDRVLEPRLRSLPRVWLLPANEVLRRHLRLPAAAADRLRAVVGFEIDRQTPFESSQVSYDVRELGSAGEGLLQVELIAWPLRQLDAWRGSVGEWADTLAAVDAIDAQGDPLHVNLLPPAQRQLRPDPMRRWNLLLALAALVMLVLAAVQLLDNRRAAADELRAQVERSARSARGVASERAQLQGLIDGAAFLEKQRSQRAGTVEIWNELTRRLPEGTYLEKLAIENNNLQLIGLSREASQLVQLLQDAPQWRKVNLTGVLQADGAASGRDRFTMTAELQPMAAANGEAADADAKRAP from the coding sequence ATGACGGCTTGGCAGGACAGTCTGCGGCAGGTTCAGGGTCGGATCGGCCCGGGCGCTGGCCGCTTCCTGCGCTGGTGGCGGCAATCGCTGCTGGCGTGGGTGCCGGCACGTTGGCAGTGGGCGCTGGGTTGGGCGCAGGCGCGCCTGCTGCTGCAGCGCGAGGGTGACCAGCTGCAGGTCCGGCGTGAGGCCGGCGAACGCCGCGAAGCGGTGGCGACGTTGCCGTGGCCGTTGTCGCCGGCTGAACTGGACCGTGTTCTGGAGCCGCGCCTGCGCAGCCTGCCGCGGGTGTGGCTGTTGCCGGCCAATGAAGTGCTGCGCCGCCATCTTCGGCTGCCGGCGGCGGCGGCCGATCGCCTGCGCGCGGTGGTCGGCTTCGAGATCGACCGGCAGACTCCATTCGAATCCAGCCAGGTCAGCTATGACGTGCGTGAACTGGGCAGCGCCGGTGAAGGCCTGTTGCAGGTTGAACTGATCGCCTGGCCGCTGCGCCAGCTGGACGCCTGGCGTGGCAGCGTGGGCGAGTGGGCCGATACGTTGGCCGCCGTCGACGCGATCGATGCGCAGGGTGATCCGCTGCACGTGAATCTGCTACCGCCCGCGCAGCGCCAGCTGCGGCCAGACCCGATGCGGCGCTGGAACCTGCTGCTGGCCCTGGCCGCGCTGGTGATGCTGGTGCTGGCCGCGGTGCAGCTGCTCGACAACCGCCGCGCCGCCGCCGATGAACTGCGTGCCCAGGTTGAACGCAGCGCGCGCAGTGCGCGTGGCGTGGCCAGCGAACGTGCACAGCTGCAGGGGCTGATCGACGGTGCCGCGTTCCTCGAAAAGCAGCGCAGCCAGCGTGCCGGCACGGTGGAAATCTGGAATGAACTGACCCGGCGCCTCCCGGAGGGCACCTACCTGGAAAAGCTGGCCATCGAGAACAACAACCTGCAGCTGATCGGGCTCAGCCGCGAGGCCTCGCAGCTGGTGCAGCTGCTGCAGGACGCGCCGCAGTGGCGCAAGGTCAACCTGACCGGCGTGCTGCAGGCCGACGGTGCCGCCAGTGGCCGTGACCGTTTCACCATGACCGCTGAACTGCAGCCGATGGCGGCTGCGAACGGGGAGGCGGCCGATGCCGATGCCAAGCGCGCGCCGTGA
- the gspM gene encoding type II secretion system protein GspM codes for MPMPSARRDRWLALALLLAVLGLAYLLLVHPWFTQPLREINADVAALREREQRVQAQLQQQPQIEQRLRATREALQQRPGFLREATAEAAAAALGGKLQDAVAMASPGNRSCTISNRTPLTDNRRDAEFVRVAMQVRLRCGVAELATVLHSLETGSPRLFVDNLNLIAQRFQQSPNESGLGLDVSFELAGYLLPGAAAEGATPTPATGPAATPQPPAAAPVPDAPAEGQEVADET; via the coding sequence ATGCCGATGCCAAGCGCGCGCCGTGACCGCTGGCTGGCACTGGCACTGCTCCTGGCAGTGCTCGGCCTGGCCTATCTGTTGCTGGTGCACCCCTGGTTCACCCAGCCGCTGCGTGAGATCAATGCCGATGTCGCCGCCCTGCGCGAGCGCGAGCAGCGTGTACAGGCGCAGCTGCAGCAGCAGCCGCAGATCGAACAGCGCCTGCGCGCTACCCGCGAAGCGTTGCAGCAGCGGCCGGGCTTCCTGCGTGAAGCCACCGCCGAAGCCGCCGCCGCCGCGCTGGGGGGCAAGCTGCAGGATGCCGTGGCGATGGCCAGCCCGGGCAACCGCAGCTGCACCATCAGCAACCGCACGCCGCTGACCGACAACCGTCGCGATGCCGAGTTCGTGCGCGTTGCCATGCAGGTACGCCTGCGCTGCGGTGTGGCCGAACTGGCCACCGTGCTGCACAGCCTGGAAACCGGCAGCCCGCGCCTGTTCGTCGACAACCTCAACCTGATCGCACAGCGTTTCCAGCAATCGCCGAACGAATCCGGGCTGGGCCTGGATGTGTCCTTCGAACTGGCCGGTTATCTGCTGCCGGGCGCTGCGGCCGAAGGGGCCACGCCAACACCCGCAACCGGGCCGGCCGCCACCCCGCAGCCGCCTGCAGCGGCACCGGTACCGGATGCACCGGCCGAGGGACAGGAGGTGGCCGATGAAACTTGA